The following proteins come from a genomic window of Streptomyces sp. GS7:
- a CDS encoding glycosyltransferase family 2 protein, with protein MRHLRVGVAILTMGNRPAELQELLDSVAKQDLPATHIVVVGNGSPLPPLPDGVTGLSLSENLGVSGGRNVALDELRKLGELDVVVDLDDDGLLISPDVFSRLAELYERDPQLGVVSFRIADERGRTQRRHVPRLRVGDPQRGGLVTTFLGGGHALSVPMLDRIGGWPDEFFYAHEETDLAWRALDDGWRIRYAPEIVLQHPYTSPTRHAVYHRMVARNRVWLAKRHLPVLLVPLYLGVWAGLTAVRSRSAAGMRAWAAGFAEGVRTPCGRRRPMRWRTVWRMTRLGRPPVI; from the coding sequence GTGCGTCATCTGCGCGTAGGCGTCGCCATCTTGACCATGGGGAACCGCCCCGCCGAACTCCAGGAGCTGCTGGATTCGGTGGCCAAGCAGGACCTCCCGGCGACGCACATCGTGGTCGTCGGCAACGGCTCGCCGCTGCCCCCGCTTCCCGATGGCGTGACCGGCCTGTCGCTGAGCGAGAACCTGGGGGTCTCCGGTGGCCGGAACGTCGCCCTGGACGAGCTGCGCAAGCTCGGCGAGCTGGACGTGGTGGTCGACCTGGACGACGACGGGCTGCTGATCAGCCCGGACGTCTTCAGCCGGCTGGCGGAACTGTACGAGCGGGACCCGCAGTTGGGCGTCGTGAGCTTCCGCATCGCCGACGAGCGGGGCCGGACCCAGCGCCGCCACGTCCCCCGGCTGCGGGTCGGCGACCCGCAGCGCGGCGGCCTGGTCACCACCTTCCTCGGCGGCGGTCACGCACTGTCCGTGCCGATGCTGGACCGGATCGGCGGCTGGCCGGACGAGTTCTTCTACGCACACGAGGAGACCGACCTGGCGTGGCGGGCGCTGGACGACGGCTGGCGCATCCGCTACGCGCCGGAGATCGTGCTCCAGCACCCGTACACCTCGCCCACCCGGCACGCGGTCTACCACCGGATGGTGGCCAGAAACCGCGTCTGGCTGGCGAAGCGCCATCTGCCGGTGCTGCTGGTGCCGCTGTATCTGGGTGTCTGGGCGGGCCTGACGGCCGTCCGCAGCCGCTCGGCGGCGGGCATGCGGGCATGGGCCGCCGGGTTCGCGGAGGGTGTGCGGACCCCCTGCGGACGGCGGCGGCCGATGCGCTGGCGCACGGTGTGGCGGATGACGCGGCTGGGACGGCCGCCGGTCATCTAG
- a CDS encoding mevalonate kinase family protein, with the protein MTMTRAVRGVPAGGAAVPCRACLSGEDLDWLGGRSVSLALDLTTSVTVRAPGARPPGGSGSGGGAGSWAEEVWAFLRRRLPGAGARPPAVTVRSDAPAASGLSSSTALIVALFRAFAGVAAPGAPLSARTLAQWAYEFEFGYFNGGGMDHLAVIAGGLLLLDGRTSGLPEIVGRVDFPDDWAVVVLDSATRKDTGDHIRSVRAQLAAGDARLAAYRERCDAASAAVWEAVRRRDPAALGGAMGEAHAAMRDLQGMSTPLLEELREVALRGAGLPLKLSGAGGGGALVGVCPAADAEEAAARLRRALGAAHPRARVLVTRAAAGLAPELAAAPAP; encoded by the coding sequence ATGACGATGACGCGAGCGGTTCGAGGGGTTCCGGCGGGGGGCGCGGCGGTGCCGTGCCGGGCGTGCCTGTCCGGGGAGGATCTGGACTGGCTGGGCGGCCGGTCGGTCAGTCTGGCGCTGGATCTGACCACGTCGGTGACGGTACGGGCGCCGGGTGCCCGGCCGCCGGGCGGGTCCGGTTCCGGTGGTGGGGCGGGCAGTTGGGCGGAGGAGGTGTGGGCGTTCCTGCGCCGGCGGCTGCCGGGAGCGGGGGCCCGCCCGCCGGCCGTGACGGTGCGCAGCGACGCGCCGGCGGCGAGCGGCCTGTCGTCGTCGACGGCGCTGATCGTGGCGCTGTTCCGGGCGTTCGCCGGGGTGGCGGCGCCGGGTGCGCCGCTGTCCGCGCGGACGCTGGCCCAGTGGGCGTACGAGTTCGAGTTCGGGTACTTCAACGGCGGCGGGATGGATCACCTCGCGGTGATCGCGGGTGGTCTGCTGCTGCTCGACGGGCGGACGAGCGGCCTGCCGGAGATCGTGGGCCGGGTGGACTTCCCGGACGACTGGGCGGTGGTGGTGCTCGACTCGGCCACCAGGAAGGACACCGGCGACCACATCCGTTCGGTGCGCGCGCAGCTGGCGGCCGGGGATGCCCGGCTCGCGGCGTACCGGGAGCGGTGCGACGCGGCGTCCGCCGCCGTCTGGGAGGCGGTGCGCCGCCGTGATCCGGCCGCTCTGGGCGGTGCGATGGGCGAGGCGCACGCCGCGATGCGCGACCTCCAGGGCATGTCCACGCCGCTGTTGGAGGAGCTGCGGGAGGTGGCGCTGCGCGGTGCCGGCCTGCCGCTGAAGCTGAGCGGGGCGGGCGGGGGCGGGGCGCTGGTGGGGGTCTGCCCGGCCGCCGACGCGGAGGAGGCGGCCGCCCGGCTGCGGCGGGCTCTCGGGGCGGCGCATCCGCGGGCGCGGGTGCTCGTGACCCGGGCGGCGGCGGGCCTGGCGCCGGAGCTGGCGGCGGCGCCGGCCCCGTAG
- a CDS encoding MBL fold metallo-hydrolase: METRVDEIADGIYRISTYVPDVAAPAGFTFNQFLIDAEQPLLFHTGMRRLFPLVSEAVGRVVPLDQLRWLAFGHVEADECGAMNEFLAAAPHAEVAHGLQGCLVSLNDLADRPPRPMAHGETLDLGGKEVLRRRVMNLNTPHVPHNWEARVLFEETTGTLLCGDLFTHLGDGPPITDHDLVGPALDAEELFRQTSCLTAAVATMRSLARLSPRTLAVMHGSSYYGDGAAALRELADGYEDRFSPEIAFAGRPSTLAGQDAPQG, from the coding sequence ATGGAGACGCGCGTCGATGAGATCGCCGACGGCATCTACCGGATCTCCACCTACGTTCCCGACGTGGCAGCACCGGCGGGGTTCACGTTCAACCAGTTCCTCATCGACGCGGAGCAGCCGCTGCTCTTCCACACGGGCATGCGGCGGCTGTTCCCCCTGGTATCGGAGGCCGTGGGCCGGGTCGTGCCGCTGGACCAGCTGCGCTGGCTGGCCTTCGGGCATGTGGAGGCCGACGAGTGCGGGGCGATGAACGAGTTCCTGGCCGCGGCCCCGCATGCCGAGGTGGCGCACGGCCTTCAGGGGTGCCTGGTCTCGCTCAACGACCTGGCCGACCGGCCGCCGCGCCCGATGGCGCACGGTGAAACGCTTGACCTGGGCGGCAAGGAGGTGCTGCGGCGCCGGGTGATGAACCTCAACACCCCGCACGTGCCGCACAATTGGGAGGCGCGGGTACTGTTCGAGGAGACCACCGGCACGCTGCTGTGCGGCGATCTGTTCACCCACCTCGGAGACGGCCCGCCGATCACCGATCACGACCTGGTCGGGCCCGCGCTCGACGCGGAGGAGTTGTTCCGTCAGACGTCGTGCCTGACGGCGGCGGTGGCCACGATGCGGTCGCTGGCCCGGCTGTCGCCGAGGACGCTGGCCGTGATGCACGGGTCGTCGTACTACGGGGACGGGGCGGCGGCGCTGCGCGAGTTGGCCGACGGCTACGAGGACCGGTTCAGTCCGGAGATCGCCTTCGCCGGCCGACCGAGCACCCTCGCCGGCCAGGACGCCCCGCAGGGATGA
- a CDS encoding NUDIX domain-containing protein: protein MSYVGSYLWALRQQVGSRPLLVPGAQVLLLDGAGRGLFQRRADNGVWELPAGACEEGSDFTGTAVRELAEETGLRVAPADLEAFGSLSDPEVHTLTYPNGDVTHCFALCFWARRWSGELSPGRDEVTGAQFRALADPPRPLHPPTAVVLEMFREFGSTGKFQAR from the coding sequence GTGAGTTATGTCGGCTCGTATCTCTGGGCCCTGCGGCAGCAGGTGGGCAGCCGGCCGCTGCTGGTCCCGGGCGCGCAGGTCCTGCTGCTGGACGGGGCCGGCCGGGGGCTGTTCCAGCGGCGCGCCGACAACGGCGTGTGGGAGCTGCCGGCCGGGGCGTGCGAGGAGGGCAGCGACTTCACGGGGACGGCCGTGCGGGAGCTGGCGGAGGAGACCGGTCTGCGGGTGGCGCCGGCCGACCTGGAAGCCTTCGGGTCGCTGTCCGACCCGGAGGTGCACACCCTGACGTACCCCAACGGGGACGTCACGCACTGCTTCGCGCTGTGTTTCTGGGCCCGCCGCTGGTCCGGGGAGCTGTCCCCGGGCCGGGACGAGGTGACCGGTGCGCAGTTCCGGGCGCTCGCGGATCCACCGCGACCGCTGCATCCGCCCACCGCTGTGGTCCTGGAGATGTTCCGGGAGTTCGGCTCGACCGGAAAGTTCCAGGCCCGATGA
- a CDS encoding NAD-dependent epimerase/dehydratase family protein — protein MSATANGTGNTGGIGIGTGNGVGSAACGDPGESVAARLEKLRDARVVVTGGAGLVGSRLVALLRRADAEVTVLDRLDAYPESAHTSLFGVDGLGAKTVVGDICDREAVRTVLDGADYVVHAAAYADVAACTRRPDIAFRANVQGTQVVLEEAAASTVRRLVLVSSAAVYGDGDPSVRGPQVFREDQRLLPVSVYANSKLWAEHQTRLLLGGPDTPEYAVLRYFSVYGDPQIPKPGSHSWMVAWLSMQARLGRPMRLNGGGVQVRDLVHVEDVAAATALALIEERMAGETVNVGTGVPTSVREVGELIAPHFPASRFVTTPLPQGDPLGGYAATAHSRELLRWQPRIDVRSGVERYVRWLSATPHAVPGWLAAGPAA, from the coding sequence ATGTCGGCGACGGCGAACGGCACTGGTAACACCGGTGGTATCGGTATCGGCACCGGTAATGGCGTGGGAAGTGCGGCGTGCGGCGATCCGGGGGAATCGGTGGCGGCCCGGCTGGAGAAACTGCGGGACGCCCGTGTGGTGGTGACCGGTGGCGCCGGATTGGTGGGCAGCCGGCTGGTTGCCCTATTACGCCGGGCGGATGCCGAGGTGACGGTACTGGACCGGCTGGACGCCTATCCCGAATCGGCGCACACCTCGTTGTTCGGGGTGGACGGTCTCGGGGCGAAGACGGTGGTCGGGGATATCTGCGACCGCGAAGCGGTGCGTACGGTGCTCGACGGCGCCGACTATGTGGTGCACGCCGCGGCGTACGCCGATGTGGCCGCCTGCACCCGTCGGCCCGATATCGCCTTCCGGGCCAATGTGCAGGGCACCCAGGTGGTGCTGGAGGAGGCCGCGGCGTCCACGGTGCGGCGGCTGGTGCTGGTGTCCTCGGCGGCGGTGTACGGGGACGGCGATCCCTCCGTACGGGGGCCGCAGGTGTTCCGCGAGGACCAGCGGCTGCTCCCGGTGTCGGTGTACGCCAACTCCAAGCTGTGGGCCGAGCACCAGACGCGGCTGCTGCTGGGCGGCCCGGACACCCCGGAGTACGCGGTGCTGCGCTACTTCTCCGTGTACGGCGATCCGCAGATCCCCAAACCCGGCAGCCATTCGTGGATGGTGGCCTGGCTGTCCATGCAGGCCCGGCTGGGCCGCCCGATGCGGCTCAACGGGGGCGGGGTGCAGGTGCGGGACCTGGTGCACGTCGAGGATGTCGCGGCGGCCACCGCGCTGGCCCTGATCGAGGAGCGGATGGCCGGGGAGACGGTCAACGTCGGTACCGGTGTGCCGACTTCGGTGCGCGAGGTGGGTGAGCTGATCGCGCCGCACTTCCCTGCCTCGCGGTTCGTCACCACCCCCCTGCCGCAGGGCGATCCGCTGGGGGGGTACGCCGCGACCGCGCACTCCCGTGAACTGCTGCGCTGGCAGCCGCGGATCGACGTCCGGTCGGGTGTGGAGCGGTATGTGCGGTGGCTGTCCGCGACACCCCATGCGGTGCCGGGGTGGCTGGCCGCCGGGCCGGCCGCATGA